In one Chryseobacterium camelliae genomic region, the following are encoded:
- a CDS encoding T9SS type B sorting domain-containing protein: MKKLLLFSILFLYQIFQAQSDCISAIPVCGNSDISYNPSSSGTIQEPTSGSCLGLEHYSVWYVFTAATSGTIEFTINPNTVPNVTHYDYDFAVYGPNIDCATWDFGNAIRCNFSGASGATGLSSTLTGTQWELPLNVIAGEKYYLLIDNYIPSNPYGFSLTWGGTATLTSAFNNPALTPNPFITPGVPNATDPAGPNEILKCSLPTSFNFSTLSAGIINGNPNFSVTYHNTNNDAITGQNPITAPIMVDGTTIYYYRLKYTDPTNPANPINGCFLTGKFKFRKGNITASDATIYACNNNNVGTGSFDLTTAAVYSGTATKKYYPTLNDLNAGTNEITNPTAYISTQKKVYVKVITSDGCSDDAEITLTFYPLVVVKEDTLESCFIEGSITTAAFDLTSANISVLTNPQKKFYTTLANATSGTNEILNPTNYISMSGSVYARVYSGDQCYSITKITLVVLPPVKSAVLKNKTICVEDRTTLDAGPGFASYEWSTGDTTQSIQGVPVGAYWVKLQTGKCFTLQQVNVYPSNQPVISNIEITNNTITVTANGGTAPYKYSLDGTNWQDSNVFTGVPRGENKIYVKDAYDCTPIEVQVTVPNLLNAITPNGDNVNDYIDYSALAYKKNLVFIIYDRYGNKLYEAGKIRDYKWDGTASGKKILTGTYWYSISWNENDTNNTQTKYSGWVLVKNRE, encoded by the coding sequence ATGAAAAAACTACTACTCTTTTCCATTTTATTTTTGTATCAAATTTTCCAGGCGCAGTCCGATTGTATCTCGGCTATCCCCGTTTGTGGAAATTCTGATATTTCCTATAACCCTAGCAGCTCCGGTACTATTCAAGAGCCTACTTCAGGCAGTTGTTTAGGATTGGAACACTATTCTGTTTGGTATGTATTCACTGCCGCAACTTCAGGAACCATTGAGTTCACCATTAATCCCAATACAGTTCCCAATGTAACGCATTATGATTATGACTTTGCAGTATATGGACCGAATATTGATTGTGCAACCTGGGACTTTGGTAATGCTATCAGATGTAATTTTTCCGGTGCAAGCGGAGCAACAGGTTTAAGTTCAACACTTACGGGAACCCAATGGGAACTTCCTCTAAACGTTATTGCGGGAGAAAAATATTATCTCCTGATCGATAATTATATCCCAAGCAACCCTTATGGCTTTTCTTTAACTTGGGGCGGTACAGCAACACTAACTTCGGCATTTAATAATCCTGCATTAACTCCAAACCCTTTCATCACTCCGGGTGTGCCTAATGCTACAGATCCAGCCGGGCCAAACGAAATCTTAAAGTGCTCATTACCTACTTCATTTAATTTCAGCACATTAAGCGCAGGAATTATCAATGGTAATCCAAATTTTTCAGTTACTTACCACAACACCAACAATGATGCGATAACAGGGCAAAATCCAATTACCGCACCGATTATGGTAGATGGTACTACAATATATTATTACAGATTAAAGTATACCGACCCGACAAATCCGGCAAATCCTATCAATGGCTGTTTCCTAACAGGTAAGTTTAAATTTAGAAAAGGAAATATTACAGCCAGTGATGCGACAATCTATGCATGTAATAACAACAATGTAGGTACAGGATCTTTCGACCTAACTACTGCAGCGGTATATTCCGGTACTGCTACAAAAAAATACTATCCTACGCTGAATGATTTAAATGCCGGAACTAATGAAATCACAAACCCTACTGCCTATATTTCTACCCAGAAGAAAGTATATGTAAAAGTGATTACCAGTGACGGATGTTCTGATGATGCAGAAATTACATTAACATTTTACCCATTGGTTGTGGTAAAAGAAGATACCCTTGAGTCTTGTTTTATTGAAGGAAGCATAACAACAGCTGCGTTTGATTTAACATCAGCAAACATTTCTGTGCTTACTAATCCTCAGAAAAAATTCTATACTACATTAGCAAATGCTACAAGTGGAACAAATGAAATTTTAAATCCGACCAACTACATTTCAATGAGCGGTTCGGTATATGCAAGAGTATATAGTGGAGATCAGTGTTATTCTATTACTAAAATCACTCTTGTCGTTTTACCTCCTGTAAAATCTGCAGTTTTGAAAAACAAAACAATCTGTGTGGAAGACAGAACCACTCTAGACGCAGGTCCCGGATTTGCGAGCTATGAATGGAGCACTGGAGATACAACGCAATCAATACAAGGAGTTCCGGTCGGAGCATATTGGGTAAAATTACAGACAGGAAAATGCTTTACACTTCAGCAAGTAAATGTCTATCCTTCTAACCAGCCCGTTATCTCTAATATAGAAATTACAAACAACACAATAACAGTAACGGCAAACGGAGGCACTGCACCATACAAATATTCATTAGATGGGACTAATTGGCAAGACTCTAATGTATTTACCGGTGTTCCTAGAGGTGAAAACAAAATCTATGTAAAAGACGCTTATGATTGTACCCCAATTGAGGTTCAGGTAACAGTTCCGAACCTTTTAAATGCAATTACTCCAAACGGGGACAACGTAAATGATTATATCGATTACTCTGCATTGGCATATAAGAAGAACCTTGTATTCATCATTTACGACAGATATGGTAATAAATTGTATGAAGCCGGCAAAATAAGAGATTACAAATGGGACGGAACTGCTTCCGGAAAGAAAATCCTTACAGGAACTTACTGGTACTCTATCTCTTGGAATGAAAATGACACAAACAATACTCAAACCAAATACAGTGGATGGGTTTTGGTAAAAAACAGAGAATAA